The Flavobacteriales bacterium genome contains the following window.
CCAGCAGCAGCACCTGCTCGTAGCTCTCCCGCTCCGGCTGCTCGCCATCGTGCGCAATGCCGGGGCCGTGCTGGTAGGCATAGCCCAGCTCGCGCAAGCGCCCAATGGCGAACTGTTCGATCTGGTCTTCGGTCATCGCGCTGGCTGGTCAGGTGTATCGGACAAATCAGCGTCATCGGCCGGATCAGTCCTATCCGGCCGCTTCGCCTGATTCGTCCGATCGTCCAATCCCGGCTCATACTTCCTTGTCCCCTTGCACTCCGGGTAGCCACTGCACCCCCAGAACTGGCTACCCGCATTGCTGCCCTGCCGGGCAGTGCGCAAGCGCATGGCCTTGCCGCACTTGGGGCAGTTCGGGGTTTCGGCGGCGGGCACCACCGGGCGGCCTTGTTGCCGGTCCCGCTCCGCAAGCCTCGCGGCGGTTAGTTGCTCCCGGTGACCGCCGTGCTTGATGATGTCCTGTTCCAAGCGCGTGATCAGGCGGTCCAGCAGGAAGTTGGCCTGGTGGATCAAGCAGATCAGGCAGTTGGCGCGCACGGCGGGGTCAGTGTGGTCCAGCCAGGGGGCGTAGTCGGCGTAGGTTAGCTCGCGGTGGTCCGGCACTTTGGCCACGTTGCGCACGGCCAGGGCCTCGGGGTCGTCCTTGTGCCACTGGCGGTGTTTCTTCTGGCGCAGGTAGTCCTCGTAGTCCAGCAACAGTTCGTCCTGGCTGGCGCGGGCCACGTTCACCAGCTTCAGTTCGCTCTCGGCGCTGGTGGCGTTGGCGCGGCTGCCCTCACCGATGTTCTGGCGGCCGCTGCGCGCGGCACCGATCAGTTGGTCTTCCAGCTTGTGGCTGCGGATGAACTTCTCACAGAACGCCACCGTGCCATCATAGATCACCGTGGTGGTCTGGAAGGCGCGCAGCTTGCGGAACCCGCCGCTGGGGCGCAGGCGGCCGGGGCCTTCGGGGTCTGGTGGCGTGGTGC
Protein-coding sequences here:
- a CDS encoding topoisomerase DNA-binding C4 zinc finger domain-containing protein, which codes for MSTTPPDPEGPGRLRPSGGFRKLRAFQTTTVIYDGTVAFCEKFIRSHKLEDQLIGAARSGRQNIGEGSRANATSAESELKLVNVARASQDELLLDYEDYLRQKKHRQWHKDDPEALAVRNVAKVPDHRELTYADYAPWLDHTDPAVRANCLICLIHQANFLLDRLITRLEQDIIKHGGHREQLTAARLAERDRQQGRPVVPAAETPNCPKCGKAMRLRTARQGSNAGSQFWGCSGYPECKGTRKYEPGLDDRTNQAKRPDRTDPADDADLSDTPDQPAR